One Halorientalis litorea DNA segment encodes these proteins:
- a CDS encoding DUF58 domain-containing protein: MRPTVRGVAVAFVAGIAIGMAATSGARALNAVAAPAIVALVAGAGQLVLAETPTVERTDPDPGFPGETRTVEFTVEGDTLARIDDGVPAGVTTADHGRRVSLPATVAYDVDLTERGAWTVGPPTVTLTDVLGLFVRRTRPDATATLVVYPPVRPLRQDGAIAALFDRSRVAERQTFDSIREYAPGDPLRDVHWKSSAKRDASDLVVKQFVGERADSDFHLTASAESGYSNAMASAAASVADAALSAGLAVGLTCPAGELAADRGERHRHRLLELLARTGDGDPGDHAAERADATVHAGATGVTATFEGKQHVLAVPADGAETAEEVRG, from the coding sequence ATGAGACCGACCGTCCGCGGCGTCGCCGTCGCCTTCGTCGCCGGCATCGCCATCGGCATGGCCGCGACATCGGGTGCCCGTGCCCTGAACGCCGTCGCCGCGCCCGCCATCGTCGCGCTCGTCGCCGGTGCGGGCCAACTCGTCCTCGCCGAGACACCGACCGTCGAGCGAACCGACCCGGACCCCGGCTTCCCCGGCGAGACGCGGACCGTCGAGTTTACCGTCGAGGGCGACACACTCGCGCGGATTGACGACGGCGTTCCGGCAGGCGTCACCACCGCCGACCACGGGCGGCGGGTGTCACTCCCGGCCACGGTTGCGTACGACGTGGACCTCACGGAGCGTGGCGCGTGGACGGTCGGGCCGCCGACAGTGACCCTCACCGACGTGCTCGGCCTGTTCGTCCGGCGGACGCGGCCCGACGCGACGGCGACCCTCGTCGTGTACCCGCCGGTTCGCCCGCTCCGGCAGGACGGTGCCATCGCGGCACTGTTCGACCGGAGTCGGGTCGCCGAACGCCAGACGTTCGACAGCATCCGCGAGTACGCGCCGGGCGACCCGCTCAGGGACGTCCACTGGAAATCGAGCGCGAAGCGGGACGCGTCGGACCTCGTGGTCAAGCAGTTCGTCGGCGAGCGAGCGGACAGCGACTTCCACCTGACCGCGAGTGCCGAATCGGGGTACAGTAACGCGATGGCCTCAGCCGCCGCGAGCGTCGCCGACGCCGCGTTGTCGGCGGGACTCGCCGTCGGCCTGACCTGCCCAGCGGGCGAACTGGCGGCCGACCGGGGCGAGCGACACCGTCACCGACTGCTCGAACTGCTCGCACGCACCGGCGACGGCGACCCGGGCGACCACGCCGCGGAGCGTGCCGACGCGACGGTCCACGCCGGGGCGACCGGTGTGACGGCTACCTTCGAGGGCAAACAGCACGTCCTCGCGGTCCCGGCGGACGGGGCAGAGACGGCCGAGGAGGTGCGCGGATGA
- a CDS encoding coenzyme F420-0:L-glutamate ligase: MEVFAVPGLPEIRPGDDVGALVAEQVDLRPDDVVLVASTVVSKAAGRQADLTAFPAGERARAIARRIEDATGESKDPRFAQAVLDESEELLLECPFLLAVTRFGHITVNAGIDRSNVPDADLLLLPEDPTASAERLHAALGVPVIVTDTSGRPFRHGQRGVALGWAGMPASRDWRGESDRDGRELGVTVEAVVDELAAAGNLVTGEGAGGTPVAVVRDWSFGDHDGSDELFRDPETDYVRQALRNWTDDS, from the coding sequence ATGGAGGTTTTCGCGGTTCCGGGGCTGCCGGAGATTCGGCCGGGCGACGATGTCGGCGCGCTCGTCGCCGAGCAGGTCGACCTCCGACCGGACGACGTGGTGCTCGTCGCGAGTACCGTCGTCTCGAAGGCGGCAGGGCGGCAGGCGGACCTGACGGCGTTCCCGGCGGGCGAACGCGCCCGTGCCATCGCGCGCCGCATCGAAGACGCGACCGGCGAGTCCAAGGACCCGCGGTTCGCGCAGGCAGTCCTCGACGAGAGCGAGGAACTGCTGCTCGAGTGTCCGTTCCTGCTCGCGGTCACGCGGTTCGGGCACATCACTGTGAACGCGGGCATCGACCGCTCGAACGTTCCGGACGCGGACCTGCTCTTGCTCCCCGAGGACCCCACGGCGAGTGCCGAGCGACTCCACGCGGCACTGGGCGTGCCGGTAATCGTCACCGACACGTCGGGGCGGCCGTTCCGCCACGGCCAGCGTGGCGTGGCACTCGGATGGGCCGGGATGCCCGCGAGCAGGGACTGGCGCGGTGAGTCCGACCGGGACGGCCGGGAACTCGGCGTGACCGTCGAGGCGGTGGTGGACGAACTCGCGGCGGCGGGCAACCTCGTGACCGGCGAGGGCGCGGGCGGGACGCCCGTGGCAGTCGTCCGCGACTGGTCGTTCGGCGACCACGACGGCAGCGACGAACTCTTCCGGGACCCGGAGACCGACTACGTGCGGCAGGCACTGCGGAACTGGACTGACGACTCATGA
- a CDS encoding AAA family ATPase → MTDTDTSVTGQDHDGVEAAGALARRVVENVERVIVGHRDEIAHILTAVLGRGHVLLEDVPGVGKTMLARSVAASFDGSFKRVQFTPDLLPADITGVNVFNQKTGEFDFRPGPVFANVVLGDEINRAPPKTQSALLEAMEEEQVTVDGETHTVPSPFTVVATQNTVERDRTYELPMAELDRFMKKLHLGYPDADDEAAMLDRIVGQHPVDDLTPVATVEDLRDARDAVSTVTVEEPIREYVTRLARYTREEAQLGVSPRGSIALLRAAQARAVLSGRSYVVPDDVQTEATVVMPHRIRTGRDGQSGTEVVAAALDTVSVE, encoded by the coding sequence ATGACAGATACAGATACATCCGTAACCGGACAGGACCACGACGGTGTCGAGGCGGCGGGTGCGTTGGCCCGCCGGGTCGTCGAGAACGTAGAGCGAGTCATCGTCGGCCACCGCGACGAAATTGCCCACATCCTCACCGCAGTACTCGGCCGTGGCCACGTCTTACTGGAGGACGTGCCCGGCGTCGGAAAGACGATGCTCGCGCGCTCCGTCGCCGCCTCCTTCGACGGGTCGTTCAAGCGCGTCCAGTTCACACCGGACCTGTTGCCCGCCGACATCACCGGCGTCAACGTGTTCAACCAGAAGACGGGGGAGTTCGACTTTCGCCCGGGGCCGGTGTTCGCGAACGTCGTCCTCGGCGACGAAATCAACCGCGCGCCGCCCAAGACCCAGAGCGCGCTCTTGGAGGCGATGGAGGAAGAGCAAGTGACCGTCGACGGCGAGACACACACCGTTCCGTCGCCGTTCACCGTCGTCGCCACGCAGAACACCGTCGAACGCGACCGGACCTACGAGTTACCGATGGCCGAACTCGACCGGTTCATGAAGAAACTCCATCTGGGGTACCCCGACGCCGACGACGAGGCGGCGATGCTCGACAGAATCGTCGGCCAGCATCCGGTCGACGACCTCACGCCGGTTGCGACGGTCGAGGACCTCCGGGACGCCCGAGACGCCGTCTCGACCGTCACCGTCGAGGAACCCATCCGTGAGTACGTGACGCGGTTGGCACGGTACACCCGCGAGGAGGCACAGCTCGGCGTCAGCCCGCGCGGCTCTATCGCCCTCCTGCGTGCCGCACAGGCCCGCGCAGTCCTCTCCGGGCGGAGCTACGTCGTCCCGGACGACGTACAGACCGAAGCCACCGTGGTCATGCCACACCGTATCAGGACCGGCCGCGACGGGCAGTCCGGGACGGAGGTAGTCGCGGCTGCCCTCGACACCGTCAGCGTGGAATGA
- a CDS encoding 5,10-methylenetetrahydromethanopterin reductase has protein sequence MNAIELTPEHPIAEVTDFAVTAETVGFDTVFAACHYFNRDPFVALSRIAAATDDVALGPAAANPYETHPVPLASRVATIQEVSDGRAVMGIGPGDRSTLSALGVDREKPLRRVLESFKVAQDLWDGEAVDADGTFRADGAELEYDVPGTVPVYVGAQGPHMIRMSAKHADGVLYNGSHPRDFEWAADQVEQGLADRPAERGEFDFAAYASVSVAEDGEAAREAARPPVAFIVGGAAPPVLDRHDIDHERAEAVGSAIEAGEFTEAFGLVTAEMLEAFSIAGTPDAVEEQMAAVLEYADSFVVGAPLGPDIEQAIELAGAALDSARA, from the coding sequence ATGAACGCGATAGAACTCACCCCCGAACATCCGATAGCCGAGGTTACCGACTTCGCAGTGACGGCCGAGACGGTCGGCTTCGACACCGTCTTCGCCGCCTGTCACTACTTCAACCGTGACCCCTTCGTCGCGCTCTCGCGCATCGCCGCGGCTACCGACGACGTGGCACTGGGTCCGGCGGCGGCGAACCCCTACGAGACACACCCCGTTCCGCTCGCCTCCCGAGTGGCGACGATACAGGAAGTCAGCGACGGGCGCGCCGTGATGGGCATCGGGCCGGGCGACCGCTCGACGCTCTCGGCGTTGGGCGTCGACCGCGAGAAACCCCTCCGGCGCGTGCTGGAGTCGTTCAAGGTCGCACAGGACCTCTGGGACGGCGAGGCGGTGGACGCCGACGGCACCTTCCGGGCCGACGGTGCGGAACTGGAGTACGACGTGCCCGGGACGGTCCCGGTGTACGTCGGTGCCCAAGGGCCACACATGATACGGATGAGCGCGAAACACGCCGACGGCGTCCTCTACAACGGGTCACACCCCCGCGACTTCGAGTGGGCGGCCGACCAAGTCGAACAGGGGTTGGCCGACCGACCGGCCGAACGGGGCGAGTTCGACTTCGCCGCCTACGCGAGCGTCAGTGTCGCCGAGGACGGCGAGGCGGCCCGGGAGGCCGCCCGCCCGCCGGTTGCGTTCATCGTCGGCGGGGCCGCCCCCCCGGTACTCGACCGGCACGATATCGACCACGAGCGTGCCGAGGCCGTCGGGTCGGCCATCGAGGCGGGCGAGTTCACCGAGGCGTTCGGCCTCGTGACGGCGGAGATGCTGGAGGCGTTCTCCATCGCGGGGACGCCGGACGCGGTAGAAGAGCAGATGGCGGCAGTCTTGGAGTACGCCGACAGTTTCGTCGTGGGCGCGCCGCTCGGCCCGGATATCGAGCAGGCTATCGAGCTCGCTGGGGCGGCTCTCGACTCCGCTCGGGCGTAA
- a CDS encoding DUF7573 domain-containing protein, protein MDDASLDEFLDDADSGDGADAVEDAPGATVESADPAVDPATTTYAWSASAVTCDACGTDTDRRWHDGDGRLVCPDCKDW, encoded by the coding sequence ATGGACGACGCCTCGCTGGACGAATTTCTCGACGACGCGGACAGCGGCGACGGGGCCGACGCGGTCGAGGACGCCCCGGGCGCGACAGTCGAGAGTGCGGACCCCGCCGTCGACCCCGCGACGACGACCTACGCGTGGTCGGCGTCGGCCGTGACCTGCGACGCCTGCGGGACCGACACCGACCGCCGCTGGCACGACGGCGACGGTCGACTCGTCTGCCCGGACTGCAAGGACTGGTAA